A segment of the Vibrio parahaemolyticus genome:
CGCCGATTAACGCCAAAAGTGCGAGCCCGCCTGGTATGAGAATCACCATCAATATTGGTCTTAAAATATAAGAAAAGCAGAATATGGTCGGCAAGAAAATCAATCCTTGGCCTAGTTTGTTTAATACGTACATGAGCGATTCCTTTTGTTTTTATATGAAATTGAGCGTGCTCATTTTTATAATTGAGCGCGCTCAATTTGTCAATGTCAGCCGCTCAAGGTATGATCCTTTCAGGCTCATTAAGCAGATACATCAATGACGAAGCGACAACAAACCAGAGACAAAATCCTAAAAGCCGCGTGGGCATCTTTTGCTCAGAATGGCTATGACATGACGACCACAAGGCAGATTGCGAGAGAAGCAGGAGTCGCCGATGGTACGGTGTTCAGCCACTTCCCGACCAAACTGTCGATTTTGCGCGAAGGGATGCTGACGCAACTGCAACAGATCAGCCAAGAGACGCTAGTCAGTGTGGAAGGTAAGACAGATATCGACATTGGTTTGGCGCTGACGGAGAAATACTATCGCTACTATTTTGCGAACGTCGAGTTGAGCCGAGCCTTGTTGAAAGAGGTGATTTGGGATTTGGATTATTACCAGTCGTTTAACCAAGCTTTGTTTCAATCTGCGAGCGTAAGTTCTGTTCTTGAAGACAAAATGCCGTTGATTTTTGACTGCTACTTTATGACGCTAATCGCACATTTAAGTCGAGCAGAACCAGATGTTGAAGCTGCGCTTACAGATCTTCATGCTAAGTTTCAGCAAATCATTCCCATTGAATCACTTGGCTAATGGCTAAAAGTCGTATCTGAGATCCAGCATTTCAAACAACATCGGTTTTGATGAAGCCTTCTTGTTCGAGCGTTCAAAGGTGTACAGGAGCGTTAACCGAGCGGTTGATTGATTCGGCTATGCTATCGACGCGAGACAGGTCGATCTCATCCACCCCAACTTTTGGTGGTGATTGCATGGCTGAGTAGTTATAGAGAAATCGATAAATCGCTTGCCACTGTTTAATGCGCTGCAAACTCAAGTGGGCAGCGTAGCTTGGTGGTAACCATTGGGTATAACGGTTCCAAAACTCGCTGTTCCAATTCGGGTGTGCCGGGATTAATTCGTCTATCGATTCCGATGGTCTTGCGCTTTTTGGAGTCAGCCAACCCATCCCCACTTGCCAACTCCCATATTGATTTTGGATGTTTCCACGACGCCACGTTTCATCCCACCAACTCATCTTTTGCTTTGCATGATTTAAGCTCAGGTTTTCCTCACTTTGTCCAATATGGCAATAATAGAGTTGCGTCGTGCCCCGCTTAATGGCGGAGGTAAAAGCGGTGATCGCTGCCCCTCGTAAAAAGCTTTCATGTTCGAGGACAAAGCGTTTCGGCACTTTGTTAGCAAAGTATTTCGCCAAGTTTTGCATGTGCGCGTGCGCAGCAAAAACTGGGCGAGTGAGTAGCACTTCTTTTGATTTCGCGTGCGAACCATCGCAGTAAGCGAGTTGGTCAAATTGGCTGCGGCTAAGAATTTTGTCGTAAGTGCGCTGTGCTTGGAGAAATACATCTGATTCGTTTGGCATTTCTTCTTGCTGCGTTAATTGGTAACGGCTTTGCTCCCAAAGCGGTTGAGGAATGACGTGCTCTGACATCTCTGTCTGAGGAAACCAAGCGTTGTCACTGAGCAAAAGCACGTAACCCGTTTGGGCATCGGCGCTGCATAGTGTCCAAATATGCGCTGCACGTTGTTCTCGACCATGGTGGCGAAAACCAGAGCGCGCCACTTGAACAAAGGAACGAGTTTGGATATTCGAGAACGATAAGTGACGTTCGTATAAGCGACTAAAAGTGTCCAGCATACTTGCCAAACGTTCAAGATATTGTGAAAAACGGCGATGATTCAAGCCCAATTTATACTGTAAATCTTTGGGTGAAACCTCGGCCAATAGAGCATCAAGCAGTGGTTGGAGTGTGTGGGATTCTTTGTTCGGGTTCAGCAGCGTTGCGGTTTTTTGACAGCAGCGACACTTTACTCTTGGGCTACCGACGGCGGTTCTCCCGTAACGTTGCCAAGCAGGTAATCGGCATTCGCAATGAGGCAATAGCTTCAACTCAAAGGTTTGCTGTTGTAGTTGATGAGCCAATGCGAGTATCGGCTCGTTAATCAAAACCGGAGGATAAGCACCACACTCAGGGCAATGCCACGCATCGTAGCCAAGCCGATTTGAGCGCGAATACAAACTGAGATCAGGTACGCCGCAATTAGGGCAGCCAAATGATTTACAGCCATTGTATTCTCGACGAAAAGTCATGGTGCTTATCCTTTGAGGTTATTTGTCAGAGACTCACTCTTTGACGCTGACATCCACTTGGCGACCCAGAGCCGGAACGATAACGTCTTTCTTGGCTTTAAATTGGTCAATCAATACTTGGGTGACTGAATCGCCTTGCGATTCTAACGTGCCCTTTTCAAATACATGATAACCGTCACCCCCGCTCGCTGCGTAAGAGTAAGTGGCCACTTTGTATGATTGCGAGTCGTTCACTGGTTTGCCATTTACGTTCAGGCTGAGCAGGCGTTTACCTTGCGGTTTTGCGTTGTCGTAGTGCGCTTCAATACCGGAGAATTGTGCCAGACCGTAAGGCAAGGTGTAGCTGTACTCCAACAGTTCTTTCAACTGTACACCGTTGAGTTTTACGACGGAAAGTTTATCTGTGAATGGGAAAAGATCCATTACGTTTTCCATCGTTACTCGGCCTTTGTTGAGGTCAACGCGAATACTGCCCGAGCTGATCATACCCACATCCGCTTTAGCGGCTTCGCGCATCATATCTGCTACTAAATTACCTACGTTGGATTCGCGATAATAACGTCGGTACGCCGTGTCATTAATGGTCGCCAACTGCTGACCAAGCTCTGGGTATTGTTTGCGAGCGTTGGCGATAAGATCGCTGGTTTTCTTGTCGCGTTCAAGTTTGTCTGACTCGACAGGGATCAGTTTTCCGTCTAGCAGTTTTACGTCGTGCTTTTCGGTGTCTACGGCAAATTTAGTGTAACCCAAGTATTTACCTTGGCCGAAAGTGAGGCCGATAACTGTGCCCGTTTTTGGATGCACGACAGGCTTCCATAAGCCATGGTCAGAGTGGCCGCCAAAAATCACATCGACCCCTTTTAGCTTGCCTGCCATGTCGTAATCTTCATCAAAGCCGCGTTGCACTTCGGGATCGGCTTCTTTGTCGGTTTGCATTGGTGCCGTTTTATTTTGGTGTGTGAGCACGACAACCATGTCCACTTCGTCGCGGATCTTATCAACCCAGAACTGAGTGGTTTTGATTGGATCGTCGATAGTCAAACCTTTGCGATTACCTTTCCACATAGTGTTGTAGAAGGCATCAACGCCCATTACCCCAATTACACCGACACGAATGCCATCGCGTTCAACAATGGTATATGGCGAAGCAAAAGGCGCATTGTTTTGCTCAAACTTGATGTTGGCATTGAGCACGGGGTAGGCGGCTCTTGGCATGTTCTCTTTCAAGGTTTGCCAGCCGTATTCAAATTCGTGGTTACCGAGCGTTATCGCGTCGTAGCCCATCGCGCTGTACAAATCGAAAGAGAGCTTGCCTTGCGTTTTTTTCGCGAGTGACCCAGTGAAAATGTCCCCCGCATCGAACAAGAAACTGGTCTCCTCTTGCGCGCGGGTTTGTTTGATCAGTGTGGCAAGGTAAGGAATACCGCCAATGCGGCTAATGTCTGGATTCCAAAATGCGTCAACGGGCTCATAAACGCTTTCAATGTCGTTGGTGTGCAGCAACGTGACGTTGCGAATTTCCGCAAAGGAAGAAAATGACACGCCGATAGAGAACGCCGCTAACGCATACAGCAACGGCTTTTTAGAAAATGTCTTCATAGTTGATCCGGTAAAAGTTGAGTAAGAAGTAAGGTTTCGCGAAACAGAGCAACTTTAAAAAAGCACGTAACTCAGGCGATTGAATTGGATCACATAAATTCATGTCAGTAATCGCTAATTGACGCGGAATATCATTTTGAGTGGGCGTTGAGTGCACAGAAATAACAACGCAGTTGGGTGAAAATTAGCCGATATGAGATAGTGGACATATTGATGTGCACTAGTGAAAACTCGCATAAAACAACAAAATTTCAGTTGGACGAACTCAAGGAAGAACGATGAAAAACAACGCATTTAATGCACTTTTGGGGACAGAGTTACCGGTTATTCAAGCCCCAATGGCTGGCGTGCAAGATAGCCAAATGGCCATTGCTGTGAGTAATGTTGGCGGGCTTGGCTCGTTACCTTGTGGAATGCTGAATAAAGACGCCATCGTTAAAGAACTCCAACTTATTCAACAGGCGACCAATCGACCGTTCAACCTCAACTTCTTTTGCCATGAAATGCCGAAATACGACGCTAACAAGCACGAAGAGTGGCAAAAAACGCTGCAACCGTATTTTGCTGAAGTTGGTGCAACCGTACAGGCTCAGCCAAACGCTCCGACAAGGATGCCTTTCAATCATGATATTGCTGACGCGATTGAACCATTTGCACCGCCAGTGATCAGTTTCCACTTTGGTTTGCCTGCCGATGACTTGTTAGCGCGAATTAGAGGCTGGGGAGGGAAGATCCTTTCGACAGCGACCACTGTGGATGAAGCACTGTGGTTGGAAGCAAAAGGCGTTGACGGCATTATTGCTCAAGGCTTGGAGGCTGGTGGACACCGAGGCATGTTTTTATCGGATGATTTATCTGCTCAATTAGGCTTGATGGCGTTGTTATCGCAAATCGTCAAGCGCGTGAATTTACCTGTTATTGCAGCAGGAGGAATTGCCGATAGAAACGGTGTACAAGCCGCGCTGAAGTTAGGAGCAAGTGCCGTGCAGGTTGGCAGCGCCTATTTGTTGTGTGATGAGGCAAAAACCTCGTCTTTACATCGATATGCGATTGCCAGTGAGCGCGCGCAGCATACGGCGGTGACCAATGTTTTCTCGGGCAGACCAGCACGAGGCATTGTGAATCGCGCGATGTCGGAGCTAGGCTACATCTGTGAGTCTGCGCCGAAATTCCCATATGCTTCCATTGAAATGACTCAGTTAAGAGCGCTTATGGAGAAGCAAAACCGAGATGAATTTACGCCGTTGTGGTGCGGACAAAATTCGTCGGGTTGCAAAGAAGTTTCGGCAGCAGAAATGACACTGTCATTAGTGGAAGGGATTGATTTGAGCTTATGTTCCTCAGACTGATTTGGCCTGAGGAACACATTTCAAGTGAAGGTTATTGAGGCGCTTTCATCGCTTCTGATTGATCGCCCGTCATCACGAAGTGCAACTCACCACCCGGTTTGAACTCGGAATGGTCGAAGAAGAAACCGTTATCCAAAGCTTTGCCATTGATGGTGACAGACTTGATGTACATGTTGTCATCGGCGTTGTTCTCTGTGGTGATGGTGAACGTGCCGCCTTTCACCGGAATCACCGCTTTGTCGAATAGTGGACGACCCACAGTGTAAATAGGTTCTGCTGCGTTCACTTGGTAGAAGCCTAATGCAGACATCACATACCAAGCGGACATTGCGCCCACGTCTTCGTTACCAATGACGCCTTCTGGCGCAGCGAAATACATGTCATCCAGAATGTGGTCGACGACTTGTTGTGTCTTCCAAGGTTCTGCGGTCCAGTTGAATAGGTAAGGAATGTGGTGCGAAGGTTCGTTACCAAACGCAACTTGACCAATCAAACCAGACATATCCGGTGTTTCTGTACCTTGGCTTTCTGCGGTGAAGGTTGCTTCTAGGTTCTTCTGGAACTCAGCATCGCCACCCATAATGGTCTTCAAGCCTGCGATGTCATGCGGTACAAACCAAGTCCACTGCCACGCGTTACCTTCGGTGTAGTTGCCTGTCTCGTGTTCCGTACCGTATGGGTCGAATGGCGTCATGAAGGTTTCATCAATCATCACTGGGCGCATAAAGCCCGTCACGCCATGTTCTGCGTATTCCGTTGGGTTGTAATCGAAGTACTTCTTGTAGCCTTTCGAGCGTTCAAGGTATTGCTCTTCCGCTTGAGTATCACCGGCTGCTTTGGCGATTTGCGCGATAGCCCAATCGTAGAACGCGTTTTCTAGACCGTAAGAAACAGACTCAACCGTGTAGTCTTCAAATACTGGCTCACCATCGACACGTTGGATAGCTGGCGTGAAGCCGTTTTTCTCAATGTAATCGATGTGCTTGGTTAAAGTGCGATCCAAGACGCCTTGATCCCAATCGGCTTGCAGTGCTGGGTAGTTCTCATAAGTTGAAGAGTCGATCGCGGCTTTCAGCGCCAGCTCTTTCTCTTGCTGAGTAAACTCTTCTGGGAATTTGGTGATCGCATCCGCAATCACTGCTACCGCTGGATAGCCAACCATGGTGCCTGTCTCGTCACCTAAGTGTTCCCATTTCGGCAGCAAGCCGCTTTCAGTGTACTTCTGAACTAGGTTCTTCGCGTATTGCACCGCGCGGGTTGGCTCAGTGATGGTTTTTAGTGGGTGTAATGCACGTTGGGTATCCCATAGAGAGTAAACCGAGAAGTTTGGTTGCTCTTCTGTTGCTTGACCGTAAGCGATGGAATATTCCCCTTCGCCTTCACGAATCGAGCCTTTGCCCATGCCTCGGAATCTACCATCCACGTCTTGATGCACCATAGGCGCAATTTTGGTGTGGTAAAGCGCAGTGTAGAAGATCTCTTTCTGATCTTCTGTGCCCCCTTCAATTGAGAAGTTGAGTGCTTTTGCCCATTTCTCGCGTGCGTTGTTACGCGCAGTATCGAAAGAGACATTCGCTTCGGCATCGTGGTTGTTTTCTGCACCTTGTGGGTCAACCGCAGATAACGCCACTTGCGCATTCAACTCTTGTGAGCCTTCATCTTCAAATTCGATGTAGGCAGTGACGTCCGCTTTGACACGCTTAACTGGATTACCTTGGTCATCGTAAATCAATTCAGAAACGTGCTCTGCCGTTAGGCCGTCAATAGGCTCACCATTGGCAAGGATGTAAACGTTTTTGATCTTCTTATCGAAAGTCGCATAGAAGAAGATTTTTTGGTTTTTCGCCCAACCAGAGAAGTGCGCTGCATCGCGCTCGCCCGTGATGGTATGACCGTCTTCGCTCACCGTCAGTTTGTTGCGCAGAGAGGTCGAACCCCAATCACTGTTAAGGATGGAGTTGAGGTCTATCTTCAGACGTTGTGGTTGACCTTGTGGGTAGGTGTAGCGGTGGAAGCCGACACGTTCAGACGCTGTAAGCTCAGCTTTGATACCGTTCTCAGCAATCTTCACCGAGTAGTAACCCGCTTCTGCCACTTCTGAGGTTTTGTCCATCTTGACTGAAATCGCTTCGCGGTAGTCGTCGCTGTCTTCGATGTATTTAGCTTTATCTTCGGTAAACGGCAGGAACAGAATGTCACCTAAGCCGCCCATACCCGTGCCAGATAGGTGAGTGTGGGAGAAGCCAAACAGGGTCTTTTTATCGAAGTGGTAACCTGATGAAGAGTGCCAGCCGATCAGCTCGGTATCTGGAGAAAGTTGCACCATGCCTTCTGGCACAACAGGACCCGGGAAGGTGTGTCCGTTAAAGCCTGTCCCAATGAATGGGTCGACGTATTTTAGGTTGGAAGTATCGACGCTTGGTGAGGTGTTA
Coding sequences within it:
- a CDS encoding bifunctional metallophosphatase/5'-nucleotidase, whose amino-acid sequence is MKTFSKKPLLYALAAFSIGVSFSSFAEIRNVTLLHTNDIESVYEPVDAFWNPDISRIGGIPYLATLIKQTRAQEETSFLFDAGDIFTGSLAKKTQGKLSFDLYSAMGYDAITLGNHEFEYGWQTLKENMPRAAYPVLNANIKFEQNNAPFASPYTIVERDGIRVGVIGVMGVDAFYNTMWKGNRKGLTIDDPIKTTQFWVDKIRDEVDMVVVLTHQNKTAPMQTDKEADPEVQRGFDEDYDMAGKLKGVDVIFGGHSDHGLWKPVVHPKTGTVIGLTFGQGKYLGYTKFAVDTEKHDVKLLDGKLIPVESDKLERDKKTSDLIANARKQYPELGQQLATINDTAYRRYYRESNVGNLVADMMREAAKADVGMISSGSIRVDLNKGRVTMENVMDLFPFTDKLSVVKLNGVQLKELLEYSYTLPYGLAQFSGIEAHYDNAKPQGKRLLSLNVNGKPVNDSQSYKVATYSYAASGGDGYHVFEKGTLESQGDSVTQVLIDQFKAKKDVIVPALGRQVDVSVKE
- a CDS encoding GH92 family glycosyl hydrolase gives rise to the protein MNFTKTAIATAVIASVIGLAGCNDNDDNTSPSVDTSNLKYVDPFIGTGFNGHTFPGPVVPEGMVQLSPDTELIGWHSSSGYHFDKKTLFGFSHTHLSGTGMGGLGDILFLPFTEDKAKYIEDSDDYREAISVKMDKTSEVAEAGYYSVKIAENGIKAELTASERVGFHRYTYPQGQPQRLKIDLNSILNSDWGSTSLRNKLTVSEDGHTITGERDAAHFSGWAKNQKIFFYATFDKKIKNVYILANGEPIDGLTAEHVSELIYDDQGNPVKRVKADVTAYIEFEDEGSQELNAQVALSAVDPQGAENNHDAEANVSFDTARNNAREKWAKALNFSIEGGTEDQKEIFYTALYHTKIAPMVHQDVDGRFRGMGKGSIREGEGEYSIAYGQATEEQPNFSVYSLWDTQRALHPLKTITEPTRAVQYAKNLVQKYTESGLLPKWEHLGDETGTMVGYPAVAVIADAITKFPEEFTQQEKELALKAAIDSSTYENYPALQADWDQGVLDRTLTKHIDYIEKNGFTPAIQRVDGEPVFEDYTVESVSYGLENAFYDWAIAQIAKAAGDTQAEEQYLERSKGYKKYFDYNPTEYAEHGVTGFMRPVMIDETFMTPFDPYGTEHETGNYTEGNAWQWTWFVPHDIAGLKTIMGGDAEFQKNLEATFTAESQGTETPDMSGLIGQVAFGNEPSHHIPYLFNWTAEPWKTQQVVDHILDDMYFAAPEGVIGNEDVGAMSAWYVMSALGFYQVNAAEPIYTVGRPLFDKAVIPVKGGTFTITTENNADDNMYIKSVTINGKALDNGFFFDHSEFKPGGELHFVMTGDQSEAMKAPQ
- a CDS encoding NAD(P)H-dependent flavin oxidoreductase; its protein translation is MKNNAFNALLGTELPVIQAPMAGVQDSQMAIAVSNVGGLGSLPCGMLNKDAIVKELQLIQQATNRPFNLNFFCHEMPKYDANKHEEWQKTLQPYFAEVGATVQAQPNAPTRMPFNHDIADAIEPFAPPVISFHFGLPADDLLARIRGWGGKILSTATTVDEALWLEAKGVDGIIAQGLEAGGHRGMFLSDDLSAQLGLMALLSQIVKRVNLPVIAAGGIADRNGVQAALKLGASAVQVGSAYLLCDEAKTSSLHRYAIASERAQHTAVTNVFSGRPARGIVNRAMSELGYICESAPKFPYASIEMTQLRALMEKQNRDEFTPLWCGQNSSGCKEVSAAEMTLSLVEGIDLSLCSSD
- a CDS encoding TetR/AcrR family transcriptional regulator, producing MTKRQQTRDKILKAAWASFAQNGYDMTTTRQIAREAGVADGTVFSHFPTKLSILREGMLTQLQQISQETLVSVEGKTDIDIGLALTEKYYRYYFANVELSRALLKEVIWDLDYYQSFNQALFQSASVSSVLEDKMPLIFDCYFMTLIAHLSRAEPDVEAALTDLHAKFQQIIPIESLG